Within the Corynebacterium afermentans subsp. lipophilum genome, the region ACAGTCGGGTTGCCTCGGGAATCCAGGATCTCGCGGGCGAAGATGTGCATGATGTCGGCCATGGTGACTCCTTGCGTGGGTCGAGTGCTGTCTTACCGCGTACTAGCTTAGCCCGGGGTTGGCTAGCGGTGCGCCGGTTGGTTCATGGCGTAGTTCGCCGCGGCGTCGCGGACTTTGGCCACGTAGTCGTTGGACTGGTTGTAGGCGAAAATGGCCTGGCGCCAGCCCTCCTCCGTGGCCAAGTCGCGCGTGGCGCCGCCGGAGTTGCACAGCAGGTTCGCGGCGCCGAGGGCGGCGTCGTCGATCTGCTGCGGGTCCGGGTGGCCGTCGCCGTTGGCGTCGCGACCGTAGCGCGCCCACGACTCGGGAATGAACTGCATCGGGCCCACGGCGCGGTCGAACTCGGGGTCGTTATCGAAGGCGCCTTGGTCGGTGTCGGTGACGTGGGCGAAGCCGTCGCCGTCGAGCTTCGGGCCAATGATCGGCGGCTCCGGGTAGCCGTCCTGGTTTAACTGGGAGTTGTTGAAGTGGCCCGTGTACGTGCCGTGGCGCGTTTCCACCCAACCGATGCCGGCGAGCGTGTTCCACTGCAGGTTGCAGGCAGGCCAGGACTCGGCGGCGATCAGGGCGGCGTTGGCGTATGCGCGGATGGCCTGGCCGGGGACGTTGGTGGCGTTGCCGATATCCTGCGACCAGTCAAAGAGCAGGTCGGAGGTGCGGCCGGGGCCGTGGACGTCGATAGGCGGGGGCGCCGCGGCTGCCGGCGGCGGCATGGTGGTGGGCACCGGCTGCAGCGGCTCGTGGCGGTCCGGGGAGGAAAACGCGGCGATGAGCCACGCCACCAGCGCGACCACCATCACCACGGCGGCGGCCGCGACGAGCACACCCGCGCAGCCGCACCCGCGCGCTACTCGCCTGGCTGCTGACATGACCGGAGAGTGTACCGCGCGGATGCCCGCGAATGGCTAACACGCCGGTGGCACATACCCGCGTTGGGTTTTGTCGCAGTTAGCCTGAATTCAGCGGGTGTTTTGGGGCGGGCGGTGGTTGGTCGAGCTGGGGTTTCGCGCGGTCGTTTTTGGGTTTTCATCTACGCGAGTCAATCCGCATATGTCCACCCCAGCCGGCGAGCTGATTTCTAGCTACTTTGGACACTTTTGCCACACGTGTCACTTGCCTAACATGTATGATTCTCCGCGACCTAGTTTCTTCCCCGAAAGGACCCCTCCCAATGCGCCGTATCGCAACCCTTGCCGCCGCTGGCCTGATGGCCGCGGCCGCCATCGCCTCCCCCGCCACTGCCCAGGCTCAGACGCAGTCGCTCGAGCTGATCAAGCTGCTCAACGGCAACATCGCCACCGCCAACTGCGACGCCCTGCGCGTTGGCCTGACCTCCACCAACATGGTCGGCCCGGACACCACCCGCTCCCAGCTCGTTTCCAACGTGAACAACGTCGTGGGCACAGACGCCACCCTGCGCCTCGTGTCCGCATCCACGGTCGGCGCGCTTGCGGACCGCGCTTTGGAGTGCGGCATCGTCAAACCCGACCCGGCCAC harbors:
- a CDS encoding lytic transglycosylase domain-containing protein, coding for MSAARRVARGCGCAGVLVAAAAVVMVVALVAWLIAAFSSPDRHEPLQPVPTTMPPPAAAAPPPIDVHGPGRTSDLLFDWSQDIGNATNVPGQAIRAYANAALIAAESWPACNLQWNTLAGIGWVETRHGTYTGHFNNSQLNQDGYPEPPIIGPKLDGDGFAHVTDTDQGAFDNDPEFDRAVGPMQFIPESWARYGRDANGDGHPDPQQIDDAALGAANLLCNSGGATRDLATEEGWRQAIFAYNQSNDYVAKVRDAAANYAMNQPAHR